A stretch of DNA from Planococcus antarcticus DSM 14505:
ACTCATCGGACAGATGGTCATATGGACATTAGCCGTGTCCGTGCTGGAGCAGTTTTAGTTTGTCCGGTGAAAGTGCCAGGTGGTGGGATTTATCTGGGGGATATGCACGCCATGCAAGGAGATGGAGAAATTGCAGGGCATACTTCGGACGTTGCCGGTATTGTTCATCTTGAAGTTCATGTCATTAAAGGATTGAATAACGCAGGTCCTATTCTTTTGCCGAACGTCGAAGATCTGCCATATACTGCTAAACCCTTTACAGAAAATGAAAGACAAACGGCCCGTCAGCTTGCAGAAAAATGGAACATAGACAAGCTCGAAGAATCGCTGCCGGTATCTTTTGTCGGTACAGGACCAACCTTGAATGATGCCACGGAAAACGGGCTGCAGCGGGCAGCTGATCTGTTTAGCGTCCCCGTTCCAGAAATCATGAACCGCGCCACCATAACCGGATCAATTGAAATCGGGCGGCATCCTGGAGTGGTGACCATCACCTTTCTTGCACCTGAACATTATTTGAAAAAAGCAGGATTATTAGAGTTAGTGAAAGCACAATACTCCTAGAAAAGCGGAAGTGCCTGATCAGCTCTGACAGGTGTAAGACGATCTGGCGAAGCGGCGTATTTTGCCGCACAGCCAGAGCGACTTACATCCCGAAGAGCTAGGCACTGGAGTCTGGACAAAGAAAAGCGGAAGCAGCCATGGAGATTCGACGGGCATAAGACGCACCGACGAAGTGGCGCTTTTTGCCGCATAGCCGGTGTGGCTTATGACCCTAGAATCTGGCTGTTGGAGTCTAGACAATTAGAAAAGCGGAAGTGCTCATATACAAAAAAACCGCCATATCTCTGGCGGTTTCTCTTTTTATTTTGGCTGGGGTGCATGGATTTCCCAGGATAGTTTTAAAGCATCTGCCAAATAATCAGCGGCTTCTTCCGCTTTGAAATTATCGACCTGAAATTTGGAGTGATTCAATGCATAGATAGTTTGCCGTTCAAGAAACAGTGTTTTCATGTCTTCAAGAGAACGTCCTTTTAACAAAGGCCGGTTGTCGACTAGGATATGAACGCGGTCTTTCCAGGATTCCCATGAAATGTCGAGAAACAAGACGATGCAATTTGCCATGCAGATATCTTGTACTTCTTTTTGCAAAAAGGCACCACCTCCAACGGAAATGATATTCAAAGGCTGTTTGCTGTACTTTACAATCAGCTCTTTCTCTTTGGCACGAAAAGCCTGCTCACCATAGACTTCGAATATTTGCGGAATCGGCATTGCAAATTCTTTCTCAATCTCCACGTCGATGTCAATGAAACTGCGATAGAGTTTTTGAGCCAGCAGTTTTCCAACGGTTGTTTTTCCAACACCCATAAAGCCGATGCACACAATGCTTTTTTCGCGGATGGATAAACCAAAATTTCTCATGGGCAACCCTCTTTCTCTTATAATAGACTGGTCAGGTTTCATAGCTTACTTTAACTCATCTGTACCAGAAATTCACGGAAATTAAAAAATTACATTGTGGCGAAGTGATTGCTTCCAACCACCGCGAGAGGCAATATTCCCGCCATGAGCTTCTGCTAGTTTGACTTGCCTCTATAAAATAGATAGAAGCAGCTTGTCATCTCTTTTATAGCCGGAAAATGTGATTCATATTAGATATCGAGGAGGAATTTGATGGCATCTAGCTACTTGCTGACAGGATCGTATTCATCAGAAATAGAACAGGGCATCAAGCTCTGGGAGTTTGAAGACATTACCGGAGAATTGACAGAGCTAATGGGCGTAGCGGGTATTGAACGTCCTTCTTTTATTACTGTTCACCCGAACGGCACGAGCTTTATAGCTGCCAGTGAAGTGGATGATGGAGAGCTCGTCAGTTATTGGATTCATCCAGCTTCAAAAAAAATAGTGGAAATTAATCGCCAATCTTCGAATGGCGATCATCCGGCTCATGTCACTATCGATGAAACTGGGCAATGGCTGTTGTCTGTTACATATTCCGGCGCTACTGTTAATGTCCATCCACTGCGTGCAAATGGGGCTATCGGAGAGTTGGTGGCTTCAGTGCAACATGAAGGATCCGGACCGAACGCAGAAAGGCAAGATGCTGCTCACCCACATTCAATTATCCAGGTTCCAGGAAAAAACTTGTTTCTGGTGTCAGACCTGGGAACGGATACCATATCCACCTACAAGCTAGACGCTAATACGGGCGCATTGACGCTTAAATACAAAGTACAAACAGAAGGCGGAGCTGGTCCACGCCATTTAAGTTTTCACCCTGCAAAACCTCTAGTCTATTCATTAAACGAAATTAATTCCACGCTGTTGGTCTACAAAATCAGTCAGGAAGGAGAATTGGATTTTTTGCAGCTGTTGCCTTTAGTACCTGACAGCTACACAGGAGAAAATACCAGCGCAGAAATTGCTGTTTCAAGCGATGGTCTTTTTGTATATGCTTCTAACCGCGGTCACAACAGCATTGCGTCTTTTGCCATTCAGGATAACGGAACCCTGGAGAATATTGGCTTAATCGTGTCGGGAGGGGAAGGGCCGAGGCATTTTGCTTTAATTCCGGGGAATGTCTGGATGGTAGTGGCGAACGAAAATTCACATACGCTAACTGTTTTGAAAATTGTCGATTCAGGTGCTCCTTGTACCGTAGAGAATATTGTCCAGACCACCGCTCCAGTTTGTGTCAAAGTGATTACATGAATGCAATAACGGAAAAACAGCCAGAGAAATTTTTCTCTGGCTGTTTTTTATTACCAATCCTGTGATTCCTTTTCCGTGATGCCCAGTTCTTTCAGCAGTTGGATAAAGCCGCTGTCCCGATTGCCTTCAAAGGCTTTTTCAGTGCAGGAAGAATGTGGGGGATAATTGAGCTCCTGCGCTTCCCCCAGTGTTGATTCTTCCAGAAAGTTAGTGGCGTCAGCCTGCTCAAAACAGGAAGGTGCGATATACGTTCTAAACGAATGTTCCAGCACTACCCGACTTTCTGGTGCGGGTACATTTTCCCTTGGTATGAAAAAAAGTAGCAGCAATGCGGCAGCGGCAAGCAGCAGCGCAGCCGTCCAGATTTTTTTTCTTTTCATCTTTTATTCCTCCGCCAATAGGATTTCCGCATCCGCCAGAATTTCTTCAACCGGTGGATTTAATCCATCATAAAATTTCATGATGACGCCTTTCTGATCGACTAAATAAAAAGAGGTTCCATGAATGACCTGGTCATCATTTTCAGGTTTTCTGGCTAAAGTCTGAAAATTATCCATCGCAAACTCATCGATTTCTTCAGGAGTGTAGCCAGTTAGTAAATTCCAGCTGGATAAATCGGCTCCGTAATTCTCCGCATAAGATTTCAGAGTTTCAGGCTTATCAAATGCCGGATCCACACTGAAGGAAACAATCTGAACATCTAGTCCTTCGGCTTTCAATTGTGCCTGCAGGTCTGTCATGTTTGCCATCATTGGCAAGCAGACCGTGGTGCAGTTGGTAAAAACAAAGTCGGCCAACCAAACTTCGCCTTCCAGATCGGCCAAGCCGAAATCTTCATTATTATGGTTGGTGAAAGTGAAATCATCTATTTCCCATTCAAGAGGGTCTTCAATGCCCTGATTGCATGCAGTCAAAAAAATGCTGAAGAAAATAGCTAGCAATAGTATTCTATATTTTTGCAAAAAATTCAGCCTCTCTTTCAATAATACAAATATCCTTCTAAGCGTAGTGGATATTCTTGCTCTAAACAAGGGTATAAGGGAAAGGAAATGTGTAAAAATTCCGAACGGAAATGCCGTAAATCTCTTCAAATATATCTAAAAATTTGAACAATTCTCTTTTTAAACAAGGAATTTGTAGGACTCATGTAGAATTTAAAGAAGACACGGAACTGCAAAAAAATTGGAGGTGTGAAGATGAATGACCTGCAAAGCCATCTTACTCAGGAACTGCTTGATGCTTTCCATGCCGGGCTCATGAAAGATGCTTATCTCTATTTTGGAGCACATGCCACTTCAGATAAAACAAGATTCACGATATGGGTTCCGGATGTGGACAAAGTAGCGGTAGCTTGTACAGGTCCTGGAAGTCCAAAAGAAGAAGTTTTTCAAATGGAGCAGCATCCCCTGGACGCGACCGTTTGGCAGATACAGATTCATCAAAGGTTGACCGGTTATCCGTATGAATACATCATTAAAACAAAGGATGGTAAGGAGCTGAGGAAATCGGACCCCTACGCGTTTGAGGGTGAAATGAGACCGGAAACCAAATCAGTGGTAGCGGCATCCTCCAAGCATACATGGTCGAAAACGGTTTTACAGCAAAAGAAAATTCAAAACAAAGACCATTGTGAAAAACCCATGGCGATTTATGAATTACATATTGGGACCTGGAAACGCAATGCACAAGGCGGCTTTTTGAACTACCGTGAATTGGCTTCGGAATTGATCCCCTATATATTGGACATGGGTTTTACCCATATAGAAATTTTGCCTATTACAGAGCACCCGCTGGACGAATCCTGGGGGTACCAAACCACAGGGTATTTTGCACCAACCAGCCGCTATGGAACAGCAGATGAATTGAAATATTT
This window harbors:
- a CDS encoding shikimate kinase; its protein translation is MRNFGLSIREKSIVCIGFMGVGKTTVGKLLAQKLYRSFIDIDVEIEKEFAMPIPQIFEVYGEQAFRAKEKELIVKYSKQPLNIISVGGGAFLQKEVQDICMANCIVLFLDISWESWKDRVHILVDNRPLLKGRSLEDMKTLFLERQTIYALNHSKFQVDNFKAEEAADYLADALKLSWEIHAPQPK
- a CDS encoding SCO family protein translates to MQKYRILLLAIFFSIFLTACNQGIEDPLEWEIDDFTFTNHNNEDFGLADLEGEVWLADFVFTNCTTVCLPMMANMTDLQAQLKAEGLDVQIVSFSVDPAFDKPETLKSYAENYGADLSSWNLLTGYTPEEIDEFAMDNFQTLARKPENDDQVIHGTSFYLVDQKGVIMKFYDGLNPPVEEILADAEILLAEE
- a CDS encoding lactonase family protein; protein product: MASSYLLTGSYSSEIEQGIKLWEFEDITGELTELMGVAGIERPSFITVHPNGTSFIAASEVDDGELVSYWIHPASKKIVEINRQSSNGDHPAHVTIDETGQWLLSVTYSGATVNVHPLRANGAIGELVASVQHEGSGPNAERQDAAHPHSIIQVPGKNLFLVSDLGTDTISTYKLDANTGALTLKYKVQTEGGAGPRHLSFHPAKPLVYSLNEINSTLLVYKISQEGELDFLQLLPLVPDSYTGENTSAEIAVSSDGLFVYASNRGHNSIASFAIQDNGTLENIGLIVSGGEGPRHFALIPGNVWMVVANENSHTLTVLKIVDSGAPCTVENIVQTTAPVCVKVIT